From Echinicola soli, a single genomic window includes:
- a CDS encoding Spy/CpxP family protein refolding chaperone, giving the protein MKKISLLIWMALISSSLLAQRRGEEPRYDREKLEAAKIAYITQKLDISPDQAEQFWPLYNTFEDERRALLHQLRDISNEDKETLTDDKATQLINTKLELQQSLLDLEKSSIKKFSKVLQPKQVYLLQEADRDFVKHLYRMNRKRKIDEKR; this is encoded by the coding sequence ATGAAAAAGATCAGCTTATTAATTTGGATGGCCTTGATTTCTTCCAGCCTTTTGGCTCAGCGAAGAGGTGAGGAACCCCGCTATGACCGTGAAAAACTGGAAGCTGCAAAAATCGCTTATATTACTCAAAAATTGGACATTTCCCCCGATCAGGCGGAACAATTTTGGCCGCTTTACAACACATTTGAAGATGAAAGAAGAGCCCTTCTGCATCAGTTAAGGGATATTTCCAATGAAGATAAAGAAACCCTTACCGATGATAAGGCCACCCAATTGATCAATACCAAACTTGAACTTCAACAATCGTTACTGGACCTAGAAAAATCCTCTATTAAAAAATTCAGCAAAGTACTCCAGCCAAAACAAGTCTATCTATTGCAAGAGGCTGATCGTGACTTTGTAAAACATCTTTACCGTATGAACAGGAAAAGAAAAATTGATGAAAAGAGGTAA